One segment of Fibrobacter sp. UWB10 DNA contains the following:
- the infA gene encoding translation initiation factor IF-1, translated as MAKEEGIQVEGVVLEALPNAFFRVQLGNGHEILAHVSGKMRRHFIRILPDDKVLVEISPYDLNRGRITYRYK; from the coding sequence GTGGCTAAAGAAGAAGGAATACAAGTAGAAGGTGTTGTGTTGGAAGCACTTCCCAACGCCTTCTTCCGTGTCCAACTCGGAAATGGCCACGAGATTCTCGCTCATGTTTCTGGAAAAATGCGTCGGCATTTCATTAGAATTTTGCCGGACGACAAAGTGTTGGTAGAGATTTCTCCCTACGATCTTAATCGTGGGCGAATCACATACCGTTACAAGTAA
- the secY gene encoding preprotein translocase subunit SecY codes for MEALKKALDAFANAFKIEDLRKKLLFTLGVLIIYRLGAHITIPGVNSAVLAEFFRNSNNLFGLYDSFTGGAFAKATIFALGIMPYISASIIIQLMGSVIPAIQMLQKEGQEGRARLNQYTRYFTVALAALQGWGISVWLSSLKVTTATGAGVSVLADDFSSGAGNIGFRLLATLTFTAGTIFVMYLGEQITSHGVGNGISLIIFAGIVGGLPRAALAEIEMFKEDIQPLAIEIFILAVVILIIGFIVFVEQANRRIPLQSPRRTVGSKVVGGQSSYLPFKVNTAGVIPVIFASCIMFIPAMIASWFPNVSAMQSFAAAFIPGHITYSVIFALLIIFFTYFYTAIQYNPNDIAENLKRSGGFIPGIRPGNETAKYIDHVLTRISLPGSLFLALISVGPLHLKDALNMSFYIGGTSVLIVVGVALDTLRQLEAQLHTKNYEGFLKHGRIRGRMAS; via the coding sequence ATGGAAGCTCTCAAGAAAGCCCTTGATGCGTTCGCTAATGCGTTTAAGATTGAAGACCTGCGTAAAAAGCTTCTTTTTACGCTTGGTGTTCTGATTATCTATCGCCTTGGCGCACACATCACTATCCCCGGAGTGAATTCTGCCGTTCTGGCGGAGTTCTTCCGTAACTCGAATAATTTGTTCGGTCTGTATGACTCCTTTACGGGCGGTGCATTCGCTAAGGCGACCATCTTTGCCCTGGGTATCATGCCGTACATCAGCGCGAGCATTATCATCCAGTTGATGGGCTCCGTGATTCCCGCTATCCAGATGCTTCAGAAGGAAGGTCAGGAAGGGCGCGCCAGGCTGAACCAATATACCCGTTACTTTACGGTAGCTCTCGCTGCCTTGCAGGGATGGGGCATTTCTGTGTGGCTTTCGTCCCTTAAGGTGACAACCGCTACCGGTGCCGGAGTGTCTGTCTTGGCTGATGACTTCTCCTCTGGTGCCGGAAACATCGGTTTCCGTTTACTAGCTACCCTGACCTTCACCGCCGGTACGATCTTCGTGATGTACCTGGGCGAGCAGATTACCTCGCACGGTGTGGGTAACGGTATTTCTCTTATCATCTTCGCCGGTATCGTCGGCGGCCTTCCGCGGGCTGCCCTTGCAGAAATTGAAATGTTTAAGGAAGATATCCAGCCTCTCGCCATCGAGATCTTTATTCTCGCTGTCGTGATCCTGATTATCGGCTTTATCGTATTCGTCGAGCAAGCGAACCGTCGCATTCCACTCCAAAGTCCTCGCAGGACTGTAGGTTCCAAGGTCGTGGGCGGCCAGTCCAGCTATCTGCCTTTCAAGGTGAATACCGCTGGCGTGATCCCCGTGATCTTTGCAAGCTGCATCATGTTCATTCCGGCCATGATCGCTTCCTGGTTCCCGAACGTTTCTGCGATGCAGTCCTTTGCGGCTGCGTTCATCCCGGGTCACATTACCTATAGTGTGATCTTCGCTCTCCTGATTATATTCTTCACCTACTTCTACACGGCAATCCAGTACAACCCTAACGACATTGCCGAAAACCTCAAGAGAAGTGGTGGATTTATTCCGGGAATCCGTCCGGGTAACGAAACTGCAAAGTACATAGACCACGTTCTCACGAGAATTTCTTTGCCTGGATCGCTTTTCCTCGCTTTAATCAGTGTTGGTCCGCTCCATCTCAAAGACGCACTCAATATGAGTTTCTATATTGGGGGCACCTCGGTACTTATCGTGGTCGGTGTGGCGCTGGATACGCTCCGTCAACTCGAAGCCCAGTTGCATACCAAGAATTATGAAGGTTTCCTCAAGCATGGCCGCATTCGCGGCAGGATGGCGTCTTAG
- the rplQ gene encoding 50S ribosomal protein L17, producing the protein MRHGVKNKKLGVNAQHKRAILRALTTSILEKGMEAEQSNRYVRTTLHKAKLVRSCVDRMITYAKKGDLSARREASRFVMSPKAVQDLFATIGPRYAGRNGGYTRIIKLGPNRAGDASEMALVGLVEDEIVVKAKKASEPAKSEAVSMVEGESKA; encoded by the coding sequence ATGAGACACGGTGTAAAAAACAAGAAATTGGGCGTTAACGCTCAGCACAAGCGTGCCATCCTCCGCGCTCTTACCACTTCTATTCTTGAGAAGGGCATGGAAGCCGAGCAGAGCAACCGCTACGTGCGCACTACTCTCCACAAGGCTAAGCTCGTCCGCAGCTGCGTGGATCGCATGATCACTTATGCAAAGAAGGGTGACCTTTCTGCACGTCGTGAAGCTTCTCGCTTCGTGATGAGCCCGAAGGCTGTGCAGGACCTGTTCGCAACGATCGGTCCGCGCTATGCTGGCCGTAACGGCGGCTATACCCGCATCATCAAGCTCGGCCCGAACCGCGCTGGTGACGCTTCCGAAATGGCTCTTGTCGGTCTCGTCGAAGACGAAATCGTCGTGAAGGCCAAGAAGGCTAGCGAACCTGCCAAGTCCGAAGCTGTGAGCATGGTCGAAGGCGAAAGCAAGGCATAA
- the rpmJ gene encoding 50S ribosomal protein L36: MKIKASIKPRCENCKIIRRKGVLRIICSKNPRHKQKQG, translated from the coding sequence ATGAAAATCAAAGCCTCCATCAAACCCAGATGTGAAAACTGCAAGATCATCCGCCGTAAGGGTGTATTGCGCATCATCTGTTCGAAGAACCCCCGTCACAAGCAGAAGCAGGGATAA
- the rplO gene encoding 50S ribosomal protein L15 gives MELNTLNPGKAAKGKSRKRIGRGPGSGWGTTAGRGQKGAGARKSAQAGRVAFEGGQMPIHRRIPKRGFKSHFAKDTQIVNLKKLASCSVTDFDAQAMFDQGFIKNIELPIKVLAFGTIDKAINVKVNAISEKAKAMIEAAGGKVEIV, from the coding sequence ATGGAACTCAATACTCTCAATCCTGGCAAGGCTGCCAAGGGCAAGAGCCGCAAGCGCATTGGTCGCGGTCCGGGTTCCGGTTGGGGCACCACCGCTGGCCGTGGCCAGAAGGGTGCCGGCGCTCGTAAGAGTGCACAGGCCGGTCGCGTCGCCTTCGAAGGCGGCCAGATGCCGATCCACCGTCGCATCCCGAAGCGTGGCTTCAAGTCTCACTTCGCCAAGGACACGCAGATCGTTAACCTCAAGAAGCTCGCTTCTTGCAGCGTGACGGACTTCGACGCCCAGGCAATGTTTGACCAGGGTTTCATCAAGAACATCGAACTGCCTATCAAGGTCCTCGCTTTTGGTACCATCGACAAGGCAATCAATGTAAAGGTTAACGCCATCAGCGAAAAGGCTAAGGCCATGATCGAAGCTGCTGGCGGCAAAGTCGAGATCGTCTAA
- a CDS encoding DNA-directed RNA polymerase subunit alpha — protein sequence MMWKSLQMPRSFQKVETGEDGRYAKFVVEALERGWGITLGNALRRSLLSSLQGAAIVSVKIEGVDKEFSTIPGVKEDVTDIILNLKSIRVKLLSDHDETLRLDMSGEGEVTAKDFMDNPNVAILTPDVHIATLNGNASLSLEVKISSGRGYVTADELKDKDAPIGVIAMDANFNPVQKVAMHISDTRVGQKTDYNRLELEITTDGSIDPEDALAYAAKLLMDHLEIFINFEGDLESPEELEMDEERQRIAQLLRTRVDDLELSVRSSNCLRMANIHTVGELVRNKENDMLKYKNFGRKSLVELNEVLTSMGLSFGMDVDDYLKD from the coding sequence ATGATGTGGAAATCACTTCAGATGCCGCGCAGCTTCCAGAAAGTGGAAACCGGCGAAGATGGTCGCTACGCCAAGTTTGTCGTAGAGGCTTTGGAACGTGGCTGGGGTATTACCCTCGGTAACGCCCTCCGTCGCTCGCTCCTTTCCTCTCTGCAGGGTGCGGCTATTGTCTCCGTGAAAATTGAAGGCGTCGATAAGGAATTTTCGACGATTCCGGGTGTGAAGGAAGATGTCACTGACATTATCCTGAATCTCAAGAGCATCCGCGTGAAGCTCCTGTCTGACCACGACGAAACGCTCCGCTTGGACATGTCCGGCGAAGGCGAAGTCACGGCCAAGGACTTCATGGACAATCCGAATGTCGCCATCTTGACTCCGGACGTCCATATCGCTACTTTGAACGGTAACGCATCGCTCTCCCTGGAAGTGAAGATTTCCAGCGGTCGCGGCTACGTCACTGCCGACGAATTGAAGGACAAGGACGCTCCGATTGGCGTGATCGCCATGGACGCCAACTTCAACCCGGTGCAGAAAGTCGCGATGCACATCAGCGATACCCGCGTTGGCCAGAAGACGGACTACAACCGTCTGGAACTGGAAATCACGACTGACGGTTCCATTGATCCGGAAGACGCTCTTGCATACGCTGCAAAGCTCCTCATGGACCACTTGGAAATCTTCATCAACTTCGAAGGCGATCTCGAAAGCCCCGAAGAACTTGAAATGGATGAAGAACGTCAGCGTATCGCCCAGCTCCTGCGCACCCGCGTGGACGATCTGGAACTCTCCGTTCGCTCCAGCAACTGCCTCCGTATGGCTAACATCCATACCGTTGGCGAACTTGTGCGCAACAAGGAAAACGATATGCTTAAATACAAGAACTTCGGTCGGAAGTCCTTGGTGGAACTTAACGAGGTATTGACCTCCATGGGCCTCTCTTTTGGCATGGACGTCGATGACTACTTGAAGGATTAA
- the rpsK gene encoding 30S ribosomal protein S11 has product MAEEEIKETAAAAEAPVAAATEEKVKKGKKRIDIQGIACVFASFNNTIVSITDARGNVVAWGSPGNSGFKGSRKSTPFAAQLAAEVAAHKAFDLGMRKVDVRVKGAGGGRESAVRAIKNAGLEVLSIRDVTGVPHNGCRPKKKRRV; this is encoded by the coding sequence GTGGCTGAAGAAGAAATTAAGGAAACTGCTGCCGCTGCCGAAGCTCCGGTCGCTGCTGCTACAGAAGAAAAGGTCAAGAAGGGCAAGAAGCGTATTGACATCCAGGGCATCGCCTGCGTGTTCGCTTCCTTCAACAATACAATCGTTTCTATCACCGATGCTCGCGGCAACGTGGTCGCTTGGGGCTCTCCGGGTAACTCCGGTTTCAAGGGCTCTCGCAAGAGCACTCCGTTTGCTGCCCAGCTCGCCGCTGAAGTCGCTGCCCACAAGGCTTTCGACCTCGGTATGCGCAAGGTAGATGTCCGCGTCAAGGGCGCAGGTGGCGGTCGTGAATCCGCTGTCCGTGCTATCAAGAATGCGGGCCTCGAAGTTCTCTCTATTCGAGACGTGACGGGCGTTCCGCACAATGGTTGCCGTCCTAAAAAGAAGAGAAGAGTCTAA
- the rpsM gene encoding 30S ribosomal protein S13, which produces MARIAGVDLPKNKTVEYGLTAIYGVGLFTANKVCAQLGIDKNKKCDDLTEEEQGKIRHLLEDEYSVEGQLRAEITLNIKRLQDIGCYRGIRHRKGLPVRGQRSRTNARTRKGPKKTVANKKK; this is translated from the coding sequence ATGGCACGTATCGCTGGTGTCGATTTACCGAAAAACAAGACTGTTGAATACGGTCTGACGGCAATCTATGGTGTCGGTCTGTTCACCGCTAATAAGGTCTGTGCTCAGCTGGGCATCGACAAGAACAAGAAGTGTGACGACCTGACTGAAGAAGAACAAGGTAAGATTCGTCATCTCCTCGAAGACGAATACTCTGTGGAAGGTCAGCTCCGCGCAGAAATCACCTTGAACATTAAGCGTCTGCAGGATATTGGCTGCTATCGCGGCATCCGCCACCGCAAGGGTCTCCCTGTTCGCGGTCAGCGCTCCCGTACCAATGCCCGCACTCGTAAGGGCCCCAAGAAGACTGTGGCTAACAAGAAGAAGTAA
- the rpmD gene encoding 50S ribosomal protein L30 → MKKVRITLIKGTVRRLPMHRANVAALGLRKIGQSVEHVLTPSIQGMINAVADMVKVEEI, encoded by the coding sequence ATGAAGAAAGTTCGTATTACTTTGATTAAGGGTACTGTCCGCCGTCTCCCGATGCACCGCGCTAACGTGGCTGCTCTCGGCCTCCGCAAGATCGGACAGTCTGTTGAACACGTTTTGACCCCCAGCATCCAGGGCATGATCAATGCCGTGGCTGACATGGTGAAGGTCGAGGAGATCTAA
- a CDS encoding polysaccharide biosynthesis/export family protein, translated as MRNFILFIALLCVTLFADDAVKASLFSQNTGIVSRSNIALQPATAESAVDSSYVLGPGDFLDLMLEENYLSVQVSPDGMIAIEECGAVTVGGHTLAEAREMILDLVSKRYKREYCFVQLVALKKFKVNALGAVMQVGQHMVDAQTRLSYFIRLIGGILPNANTEDVMVIRGKDTLHVNYTAMSSQGMFDDDIMLEQGDKIYVPFVEMGDNIALIFPGYRTSVAYEEGRTVQDYFDLAGGARMHNFGYKTVCIREPGVPPRWIALSEMKQTKVAPNAEVEFSVQEMYVYVGGAVAMIGRYPYDPMWHALDYAAAAGINTITGTWRQIKVWRGKKPEPLYLSVTEDQILPGDYIEVPKSHYESFKDFTLFLASLLTVISSAFIIYVNYK; from the coding sequence ATGCGTAACTTTATACTATTCATAGCTTTACTTTGCGTTACCCTTTTTGCTGATGATGCGGTTAAGGCATCGTTATTTTCGCAGAATACCGGTATTGTTTCGCGTAGCAATATTGCCTTGCAGCCGGCAACTGCCGAATCTGCGGTTGATTCTAGCTATGTGCTGGGTCCTGGTGATTTTTTGGACTTGATGCTTGAAGAAAACTACTTGTCGGTGCAGGTGTCTCCTGATGGAATGATTGCTATCGAGGAATGCGGTGCCGTTACAGTGGGTGGTCATACGCTTGCCGAAGCACGTGAAATGATTTTGGACCTTGTGTCTAAGCGCTACAAGCGTGAATATTGTTTTGTCCAACTTGTCGCATTGAAAAAGTTCAAGGTGAATGCCTTGGGTGCCGTGATGCAGGTTGGCCAGCACATGGTCGATGCGCAAACCCGTTTGAGTTATTTTATCCGCTTGATCGGTGGAATTCTTCCGAATGCCAATACCGAAGATGTGATGGTGATTCGCGGCAAGGATACGTTGCATGTGAACTATACGGCCATGTCTTCGCAGGGTATGTTCGATGACGATATCATGCTCGAACAGGGTGACAAGATTTATGTTCCCTTTGTTGAGATGGGCGACAATATTGCATTGATTTTCCCGGGATACAGAACGAGTGTGGCTTACGAAGAAGGCCGTACTGTGCAGGATTACTTTGACCTTGCTGGTGGCGCTCGCATGCATAACTTTGGCTACAAGACGGTGTGCATTCGCGAACCGGGCGTGCCGCCGCGCTGGATTGCCCTTTCTGAAATGAAGCAGACGAAGGTCGCTCCTAATGCCGAGGTTGAATTCTCGGTGCAGGAAATGTATGTGTATGTGGGTGGCGCCGTCGCAATGATTGGCCGTTACCCTTACGATCCGATGTGGCATGCCTTGGACTACGCGGCTGCTGCGGGTATCAACACCATTACGGGTACGTGGAGACAGATTAAGGTGTGGCGTGGCAAAAAGCCCGAACCGCTTTACTTGAGCGTGACCGAAGACCAGATTTTGCCGGGGGATTATATCGAAGTTCCTAAGAGTCACTACGAATCCTTCAAGGATTTCACGTTGTTCCTTGCATCGCTTTTGACGGTGATTTCTTCGGCATTCATTATTTACGTGAACTACAAGTAA